Proteins from a single region of Lasioglossum baleicum chromosome 1, iyLasBale1, whole genome shotgun sequence:
- the LOC143215284 gene encoding uncharacterized protein LOC143215284 — protein sequence MALSRISSSSDLLTSLSRISHAAAGTSLGEMQCTRYAAVHQNRIKALHVTSVRRYPDPPTLPLPTNVSEIFANETGRFTPERSRDIAAPVLIYGKGADRASFCNEQSSKSSEFPSIPVTCGDSHVDSYDCFGAVNLCGTMQTNVPKPFCSSGKSTHLNMPGGQWARDGKYIAEDMQNSHYRSVRLPKLNFETSGTASHVVATSIILRKLCQPNCIFSMRYSTNTPVQTKAQQGTPELSTKEKLRLLARDYGKTVAVFHIGISLISLGACYTAVISGLDLTPLVKTICQENVALEKVLNTSSSFLLAYSVHKLFAPVRLAMTFTITPILVRKLRKLGIYKMPKAKAKAKETQSSSS from the exons ATGGCGTTATCACGTATCAGTAGTTCCTCCGATTTATTGACAAGTCTTTCTCGTATTTCACATGCAGCAG CGGGTACGTCTCTGGGCGAAATGCAATGCACGCGATACGCAGCGGTGCATCAAAATCGAATAAAAGCTCTTCACGTGACGAGCGTCCGACGTTATCCGGATCCTCCTACTCTACCGCTTCCCACGAATGTCTCCGAAATATTTGCAAACGAAACCGGTCGCTTTACGCCCGAGAGATCGCGGGACATCGCAGCGCCAGTGTTGATCTATGGCAAGGGTGCTGATCGTGCGTCGTTCTGCAATGAACAGTCGTCGAAATCATCGGAATTTCCCAGCATCCCGGTCACCTGCGGCGATTCGCACGTGGACTCGTACGATTGCTTCGGGGCGGTGAATTTATGCGGCACTATGCAGACCAACGTACCGAAACCGTTCTGCTCTAGCGGCAAATCAACGCATTTGAACATGCCAGGCGGCCAGTGGGCCAGAGATGGAAAATACATAGCCGAGGACATGCAGAATTCGCATTACCGAAGCGTTCGTTTACCGAAATTGAACTTTGAAACGAGTG GTACCGCAAGTCACGTCGTCGCAACGAGCATTATTTTACGAAAACTTTGTCAGCCGAATTGTATCTTCAGCATGAGATATTCGACAAATACACCTGTACAGACCAAAGCCCAACAGGGCACGCCAGAACTGTCCACGAAGGAAAAATTAAGATTGCTGGCGAGGGATTATGGAAAAACTGTTGCAGTGTTTCACATAGGAATCTCCTTAATATCTCTCGGAGCATGTTATACAGCTGTAATTAG TGGACTAGATCTAACACCTCTTGTTAAAACTATCTGCCAGGAAAATGTTGCATTAGAGAAGGTATTAAATACCTCGTCATCATTTCTGTTGGCGTACAGCGTTCACAAATTGTTCGCGCCTGTACGATTAGCGATGACATTCACAATAACGCCGATACTTGTACGAAAATTACGGAAACTTGGAATTTATAAAATGCCAAAAGCAAAAGCAAAAGCAAAAGAAACGCAATCTAGTTCAtcgtaa